A genomic segment from Sparus aurata chromosome 20, fSpaAur1.1, whole genome shotgun sequence encodes:
- the LOC115570959 gene encoding carnitine O-palmitoyltransferase 1, liver isoform isoform X2, translating into MAEAHQAVAFQFTVTPEGIDVRLSHQALTEIYLSGVRSWKKRLIRLKNSVITGVYPASPSSWLFVVIAILATMYTRSDPSMGLIAKIQEHLPVSQSMSSQCQALLSAVLFSTMLWLLLIFTMRLCLKQLLSYHRWIFEQHGKMSNTTKVWVALVRIFSGRKPLLYSYQGSLPNLPVPAIKDTVKRYLESVRSLMDDTQYERMTNLAAEFESSLGNRLQWYLKLKALWAANYVSDWWEEYVYLRGRSPIMVNSNYYGMDFLYVTPTPIQAARAGNSIHAFFLYRRKLNREEIKPWLLRSAVPCCSYQFERMFDTCRIPGTLTDSVQHWQDSDYVAVYHRGRYFRLWVYQAGRLLSPREIEFQIQRILDDPAPPAKGEAKLGALTAGDRIPWAKARAEYFSSGVNKRSLDCIEKAAFFVTLDDDEQGMMGDDPAASLDCYAKSLLHGKCYDRWFDKSFSVVYYKNGKNGINAEHSWADAPVLSHLWEYTLATDCFQLGYNAEGHCKGEVDSSLPRPQKLNWEIAPECEEQISQSLAVAQALADDVDFHVFAFRDFGKGKVKKCRVSPDAFIQMALQLAYYRDRRTFCLTYESSMTRLFREGRTETVRSCSNESCAFVQALEGGEAADVCRRLFRSASEKHQLLYRMAMTGGGIDRHLFCLYVVSKYLGVESPFLKEVLSEPWRLSTSQTAVQQMELFDMVNHPEYVSCGGGFGPVADDGYGVAYSVLGEDVINFHISCKHSCPDTDAHKFGAQIRKALHDLLQLLSPYQKEPTRTEKTRPEVKKDL; encoded by the exons ATGGCAGAAGCCCACCAGGCGGTGGcctttcagttcactgtcacTCCGGAGGGCATCGACGTGCGACTGTCCCACCAGGCCCTCACTGAGATCTACCTCTCTGGTGTGCGCTCCTGGAAGAAGCGTCTCATCAGACTCAAG AACAGTGTGATAACAGGGGTTTATCCTGCTAGTCCCTCTTCATGGCTTTTTGTGGTCATAGCAATCCTGGCTACTATGTACACTCGCTCCGACCCCTCCATGGGACTCATAGCCAAGATACAGGAGCACCTGCCAGTCAG CCAGTCCATGAGCTCCCAATGCCAGGCGTTATTGTCAGCAGTGCTCTTCAGCACCATGCTGTGGCTCCTGCTCATCTTCACCATGCGCCTGTGCCTCAAACAACTCCTGTCTTACCACCGCTGGATATTCGAGCAGCACGGCAAGATGTCAAACACCACCAAAGTCTGGGTG GCGCTGGTGCGGATCTTTTCTGGCAGAAAGCCTCTGCTCTACAGCTACCAGGGTTCGTTGCCAAACCTGCCTGTGCCTGCCATCAAGGACACAGTCAAGAGG tacTTGGAATCCGTGCGTTCGCTGATGGACGATACACAATATGAACGCATGACCAATCTGGCCGCAGAGTTCGAGAGCAGCCTTGGTAACCGCCTGCAGTGGTACCTCAAACTCAAAGCTCTCTGGGCCGCCAACTAC gtcAGTGACTGGTGGGAGGAATATGTTTATCTTCGTGGACGCAGCCCAATAATGGTCAACAGTAATTATTATGGCATG gACTTCTTGTACGTTACACCCACGCCCATCCAGGCGGCTCGGGCAGGGAACAGCATCCATGCGTTCTTCCTTTACCGTCGCAAACTCAACAGAGAAGAGATCAAACCT TGGTTGTTGAGGTCTGCAGTTCCTTGCTGTTCCTATCAATTTGAGCGGATGTTTGACACTTGTCGAATCCCTGGAACGCTAACAG ACTCTGTACAGCATTGGCAGGACAGTGACTATGTGGCAGTATACCACAGAGGTCGTTACTTTCGTCTCTGGGTGTACCAGGCAGGCAGACTCCTCTCCCCGAGGGAGATTGAATTCCAGATTCAGAGGATCCTTGACGACCCTGCCCCTCCTGCCAAAGGAGAGGCCAAACTTGGGGCCCTGACTGCTGGAGACAG AATTCCATGGGCTAAAGCCAGAGCGGAGTATTTTAGCAGCGGGGTCAACAAACGCTCTCTGGACTGCATTGAGAAAGCCGCCTTCTTTGTGACTCTGGATGATGATGAACAGGGCATGATGGGAGATGACCCAGCAGCTAGTTTAGACTGCTATGCCAAATCCTTGTTACATGGGAAATGTTATGACAG GTGGTTCGATAAGTCCTTCTCTGTCGTTTACTACAAGAATGGAAAGAATGGCATCAACGCAGAGCACTCGTGGGCCGATGCACCGGTGTTATCACATTTATGGGAG tacACCTTGGCCACTGACTGTTTCCAGCTCGGATACAACGCAGAGGGTCACTGCAAAGGAGAAGTGGATTCATCACTACCACGGCCACAAAAGCTGAATTGGGAGATCGCTCCAGAA TGTGAGGAGCAGATCTCCCAGTCTCTGGCGGTGGCCCAGGCTCTAGCTGACGATGTGGACTTCCATGTGTTTGCCTTCCGAGACTTCGGCAAAGGAAAGGTCAAGAAATGTCGAGTCAGTCCAGATGCCTTCATTCAGATGGCTCTTCAGTTGGCCTACTACAGG GACCGGAGGACGTTCTGTTTGACGTACGAGTCCTCCATGACCCGTCTGTTCAGAGAGGGCAGGACTGAGACTGTTCGCTCCTGTTCCAATGAGAGCTGTGCCTTCGTCCAAGCACTGGAGGGCGGAGAG GCAGCAGATGTGTGCAGGCGTTTGTTCCGCTCAGCGTCAGAAAAGCACCAGCTTCTATACCGAATGGCCATGACCGGAGGCGGTATCGACAGACACCTTTTCTGCCTCTACGTGGTGTCCAAATACCTCGGAGTGGAATCTCCTTTCTTGAAAGAG GTGCTGTCTGAGCCCTGGCGTCTGTCCACCAGTCAGACTGCAGTCCAGCAGATGGAGCTGTTTGACATGGTCAACCACCCAGAGTACGTCTCCTGTGGAGGGGGCTTTGGACCG GTGGCTGATGATGGTTATGGGGTGGCCTACAGCGTTTTGGGAGAGGACGTGATTAACTTCCACATCTCGTGCAAGCACTCGTGTCCAGACACT GATGCCCATAAGTTCGGTGCTCAGATCAGAAAAGCCCTGCACGACCTGCTCCAGCTGCTGAGCCCTTACCAAAAAGAGCCCACCAGGACAGAAAAGACACGGCCGGAGGTCAAGAAAGACCTGTAG
- the LOC115570959 gene encoding carnitine O-palmitoyltransferase 1, liver isoform isoform X1 translates to MAEAHQAVAFQFTVTPEGIDVRLSHQALTEIYLSGVRSWKKRLIRLKNSVITGVYPASPSSWLFVVIAILATMYTRSDPSMGLIAKIQEHLPVSQSMSSQCQALLSAVLFSTMLWLLLIFTMRLCLKQLLSYHRWIFEQHGKMSNTTKVWVALVRIFSGRKPLLYSYQGSLPNLPVPAIKDTVKRYLESVRSLMDDTQYERMTNLAAEFESSLGNRLQWYLKLKALWAANYVSDWWEEYVYLRGRSPIMVNSNYYGMDFLYVTPTPIQAARAGNSIHAFFLYRRKLNREEIKPSRIPGTVIPLCAAQCERIFSTTRTPGEETDSVQHWQDSDYVAVYHRGRYFRLWVYQAGRLLSPREIEFQIQRILDDPAPPAKGEAKLGALTAGDRIPWAKARAEYFSSGVNKRSLDCIEKAAFFVTLDDDEQGMMGDDPAASLDCYAKSLLHGKCYDRWFDKSFSVVYYKNGKNGINAEHSWADAPVLSHLWEYTLATDCFQLGYNAEGHCKGEVDSSLPRPQKLNWEIAPECEEQISQSLAVAQALADDVDFHVFAFRDFGKGKVKKCRVSPDAFIQMALQLAYYRDRRTFCLTYESSMTRLFREGRTETVRSCSNESCAFVQALEGGEAADVCRRLFRSASEKHQLLYRMAMTGGGIDRHLFCLYVVSKYLGVESPFLKEVLSEPWRLSTSQTAVQQMELFDMVNHPEYVSCGGGFGPVADDGYGVAYSVLGEDVINFHISCKHSCPDTDAHKFGAQIRKALHDLLQLLSPYQKEPTRTEKTRPEVKKDL, encoded by the exons ATGGCAGAAGCCCACCAGGCGGTGGcctttcagttcactgtcacTCCGGAGGGCATCGACGTGCGACTGTCCCACCAGGCCCTCACTGAGATCTACCTCTCTGGTGTGCGCTCCTGGAAGAAGCGTCTCATCAGACTCAAG AACAGTGTGATAACAGGGGTTTATCCTGCTAGTCCCTCTTCATGGCTTTTTGTGGTCATAGCAATCCTGGCTACTATGTACACTCGCTCCGACCCCTCCATGGGACTCATAGCCAAGATACAGGAGCACCTGCCAGTCAG CCAGTCCATGAGCTCCCAATGCCAGGCGTTATTGTCAGCAGTGCTCTTCAGCACCATGCTGTGGCTCCTGCTCATCTTCACCATGCGCCTGTGCCTCAAACAACTCCTGTCTTACCACCGCTGGATATTCGAGCAGCACGGCAAGATGTCAAACACCACCAAAGTCTGGGTG GCGCTGGTGCGGATCTTTTCTGGCAGAAAGCCTCTGCTCTACAGCTACCAGGGTTCGTTGCCAAACCTGCCTGTGCCTGCCATCAAGGACACAGTCAAGAGG tacTTGGAATCCGTGCGTTCGCTGATGGACGATACACAATATGAACGCATGACCAATCTGGCCGCAGAGTTCGAGAGCAGCCTTGGTAACCGCCTGCAGTGGTACCTCAAACTCAAAGCTCTCTGGGCCGCCAACTAC gtcAGTGACTGGTGGGAGGAATATGTTTATCTTCGTGGACGCAGCCCAATAATGGTCAACAGTAATTATTATGGCATG gACTTCTTGTACGTTACACCCACGCCCATCCAGGCGGCTCGGGCAGGGAACAGCATCCATGCGTTCTTCCTTTACCGTCGCAAACTCAACAGAGAAGAGATCAAACCT AGTCGTATACCCGGCACTGTCATTCCACTGTGTGCAGCTCAGTGTGAGAGGATTTTCAGCACCACACGCACTCCTGGAGAGGAGACCG ACTCTGTACAGCATTGGCAGGACAGTGACTATGTGGCAGTATACCACAGAGGTCGTTACTTTCGTCTCTGGGTGTACCAGGCAGGCAGACTCCTCTCCCCGAGGGAGATTGAATTCCAGATTCAGAGGATCCTTGACGACCCTGCCCCTCCTGCCAAAGGAGAGGCCAAACTTGGGGCCCTGACTGCTGGAGACAG AATTCCATGGGCTAAAGCCAGAGCGGAGTATTTTAGCAGCGGGGTCAACAAACGCTCTCTGGACTGCATTGAGAAAGCCGCCTTCTTTGTGACTCTGGATGATGATGAACAGGGCATGATGGGAGATGACCCAGCAGCTAGTTTAGACTGCTATGCCAAATCCTTGTTACATGGGAAATGTTATGACAG GTGGTTCGATAAGTCCTTCTCTGTCGTTTACTACAAGAATGGAAAGAATGGCATCAACGCAGAGCACTCGTGGGCCGATGCACCGGTGTTATCACATTTATGGGAG tacACCTTGGCCACTGACTGTTTCCAGCTCGGATACAACGCAGAGGGTCACTGCAAAGGAGAAGTGGATTCATCACTACCACGGCCACAAAAGCTGAATTGGGAGATCGCTCCAGAA TGTGAGGAGCAGATCTCCCAGTCTCTGGCGGTGGCCCAGGCTCTAGCTGACGATGTGGACTTCCATGTGTTTGCCTTCCGAGACTTCGGCAAAGGAAAGGTCAAGAAATGTCGAGTCAGTCCAGATGCCTTCATTCAGATGGCTCTTCAGTTGGCCTACTACAGG GACCGGAGGACGTTCTGTTTGACGTACGAGTCCTCCATGACCCGTCTGTTCAGAGAGGGCAGGACTGAGACTGTTCGCTCCTGTTCCAATGAGAGCTGTGCCTTCGTCCAAGCACTGGAGGGCGGAGAG GCAGCAGATGTGTGCAGGCGTTTGTTCCGCTCAGCGTCAGAAAAGCACCAGCTTCTATACCGAATGGCCATGACCGGAGGCGGTATCGACAGACACCTTTTCTGCCTCTACGTGGTGTCCAAATACCTCGGAGTGGAATCTCCTTTCTTGAAAGAG GTGCTGTCTGAGCCCTGGCGTCTGTCCACCAGTCAGACTGCAGTCCAGCAGATGGAGCTGTTTGACATGGTCAACCACCCAGAGTACGTCTCCTGTGGAGGGGGCTTTGGACCG GTGGCTGATGATGGTTATGGGGTGGCCTACAGCGTTTTGGGAGAGGACGTGATTAACTTCCACATCTCGTGCAAGCACTCGTGTCCAGACACT GATGCCCATAAGTTCGGTGCTCAGATCAGAAAAGCCCTGCACGACCTGCTCCAGCTGCTGAGCCCTTACCAAAAAGAGCCCACCAGGACAGAAAAGACACGGCCGGAGGTCAAGAAAGACCTGTAG